The segment atggtttgtgtaaagaattttctattaaaattcagcaagaatttgaaatgtctatgattggagaaataaaattctttttaggattgcagatttcatagactgataaaggtatattcttgagtcaatccaaatacttaaaagagttactaaagaaatttgggatggagagctctaaaccggtaagcacacctatgacaacaaatggcaaattatcacaaagggatgaatctacacctgttaatccaactagatacaaatctatgataagaggtttattgtgtttgacacaaaccagacctgatattatgaatgtagtatgtattatttcaagatttcaaagtaatcctagaaaaaatcatgaatcaacattaaaaaggattttttggtactcacaaggcactataaatcttggattatggtatcctagagatgaaaactttgatttatgtgcatacacaaatgcaaattgggcaggagatgtggatgatacttggcatttttgttttggcactttgatagtttttccatcaatgccaaagggggagattgttggtattttggaatggttttgtcattgatgtcaacaactactaaaacactagcactttggagatccaacaacattcaccagcaagtaagtaactattgcacaattactggtacatggttcaccgacaagatataatgatcacaggcacttggaatggcatggaagacacatgattatgtcgaagacatcatttcaaCATCTTGTCtaggagttttgttcattggtatattcatagttgcatatttgttgttaccaaaaaataggtctagagttacaccgacaggtttatcttttctagatcagcatggcacgctatggagatgattaattattattgtaaatgcattaagccgacatgttcaatcggttattgcatcggatattatattgtttgtaaaatgcttttattgtaatatcttgtattgccgacctactaaaattggtcttaggttatggtataaatgtaagatcttatttttaagatcagatgtgtggaatgtgaaaaagaattgtgtaaaggtatatacgagattaagcagtgcaatacatgcagacatcatttgaaggtgaagttaggtttttgtggaagcatatcaacattacaccggtactgaatccagcatatgaagatgctattttgtgcagtacattcttattggatttaaccatccaattgtagtcaatgtgactcccattttgtgattgagtagtgagctctaggcgattggccttttcgcatgtgcggaccccatttatgtacacttactatctgcagtagtatcatctgattgtgggtaaggtttcccatcgtggtttttccccttacagggtttccacgtacaaatattggtgttatgtgttgtggatgactttgtgtttatgtttcatgcattaatctttatcgatatagcaattaactattaaaatagtctaccgacatacttaactggtttaccggtattaagcattaagttggttaagttgtttatggtttgaatttatttgacaactgattcagcccccctcttagatGTTTTCGGGACCTAACAATGTCTTGGTCTTTACTTGACTTTGTGTCTCCTTCCATACAGATTCCTTCATACGGGTTGAGCCTTATTCCCTGAACGTCTAGCCCCTGACTCTGCCAACGTATAGTTTGTCTGTGTGGCTTTTCTAAATTTGGCCTCTATATAGATTCGTGGTATGGAACCCTTCAGATCCGTAATCTTTACTCCTTGTTTGGCTAGTATTTTGTACGATGTACGGACCCTTGGAGGTAAATGGTGTGTTTCCAAATTTTGTATGGATTATTTTCTTCCTAGGTTCCTTCATTGTTCCTAcaacttctcttctccttcttATATGATCTAACCCCATACAATTTCTTTGAGCCTATTCCTATACATAATGTTCAGAATTGGCCTATGTACGGACTTTGCACTTCCTCAATTTTGCTAATTTTCACCATGTTATAGTCAGAATCTTCCATTTCTAGTGAAATAATATATTCAGAGAACTCATCTCATCCTTAGAGAAATCTTCTAGTTCAAGCACCCCTTCATTATTAAGTTCCATCATTTTCTATCCTCCGTCCATACCAGATTCTCTGTCTTTAGACTTTGATtcagaggatgccaactcctcgcTCACCGCCTAGTTTCTCAAGTTGATGATGTGCTTCCTTCCTTTACTCTTGATCGAGAGTGTGTTCTGCTTCTAATTGTAATTTTCCAAAATAACTTAAGGTGTATATTCTTGCAATAGATAATTGGAAGGAGCCCACACCGTTTATACAACAACTATATGTGCATAAGCAGAAGACTAAGCAATGGTATTCTTTATTACCCATGGCCGATGAAGCACTATATTCACATTTCATAGTATCCCCAATTCTTATTGAGGTCTCCTACAACTATAGATACTAAAATTTACTGCATTACAAAGCTGGTCTCCTACAACTTAATAGTAAACTTTACTGCAATTCAAAGCTGGTAGCCTACCCATGAACAAATCTCAATGGACCCTGTAAATAAAAAAAACTAGTTTGCCATGATGAACCTGAAGTTGGCCAAGAAAAAAGAGCTAAAAAAACCAAGGGATGGAAAAATTATGTGCTGCAATCAAGTGAGGGTGTCCAGGCAAAGCCGAGATTAACTCCACAGACACCAGGCAACTTGCTGGCCTTATCAAAGTAAATGCTATAGGAAGACACCGCCGACTTTATGCAGTTGCACACGGCTTGCCTATCATCTGTAGTTTTGGCAGTGGTGTTGAGAGTTTTAATGCCATTACAACATCCATTCGTGGGCTGGGCAGAGCTTCCTGAAATGTAGGAAAGACAAGGAATTAAATCAGACACCACCGTTGAGCATGATATTGCGCCATCCGCCTTGCTGCTCATTCCCACCACCACTGTGCCAATTATAGCCACCACAAAGTAAATTGATTTCCATTTGTAACTTCTCTCCATTGCCATTGCCATGCTTAAGATATTCTTAGAGCTTAGAGGAGATTTTCTTGCATGTATCAGTGGGTATCTAAGATTATATATAGAAGCTGAGAAGAATCTATTAGTGGGTTTGATCACACCAAAGAAAAGTTGtgagatttttttggttttgttttttcacAGAGGTGCCGTTTAAGGAATGAAATGTTAGTTTTTTATTGATTGCTTGACCATTGCAGGAATGGAGCGACCATTTTAAACTGTGGGGAAAGCATGATTGTCTAGATCGAGATTCTTGTCCGTTGATTGATCGCATGTTGGAAAGGTTCCCTATCATGGGATCCATATGGCTTACATGGAATGGCCAGAAGTTAGTGCTTGATTCATGGGGTATTCAAGAAACGGAGGTCAGATTTATTTTCTAAGGTCATGATACCAATTAacatttattttattgttttattgattttaattatgtttttttggttgaAATCTATATAATGCTTTCTTTTAAGTGTATTCCTAAATATGATCTATATATGATGGTTGATTGAATGTCTAGGGGAGAGGGTCCCATATTAGAGCGGGGTCTTATAGTGGGTATAGGAGTTCATTAGAATTTGTTCTTCGGTGGAGTTTTAATTAGTCATTACATATCTGTGGAGTTGACGGGACTGTGTTTGCATTGAAATTATGGAGTGGTAATTATGATATTTTTATATTCATGTcaatttttatttagttttgtgtTGTTTTAATGAAATTTCTTAATGTGAAACTTTTTGTTAAGTAAAGTTCATTTCTTTAATAGATATTTGTGAGTTTATTTTCACTTACtttagatatttattttccatttcaAGATATCATCTCTATCAAGATTTAATTTGAtattattttaaatcaattttaaagTGTTTGAGATTGaatctaatatttaaatttttaaaatttgaattctaaAGTTCCTATGCTTTTTTACTAATCATTGTAAGTTAACTAGGTGCATGTTTGTGCAACTTATCAATATTTTCTTGTATGTTTAAATATTTAATGTACTATGTAGCTTATCAATATGTTTTTGTATGTTTAAATATTTAATGtataatcatttgatcaaatgagGAGAAGTCACTTGAGAAAATATCATTTTCAAAGAGATAAAGGACCACAATTTGCATAATCTGTATGTATAGACCACCTAAATGCTTGTGTATCTTGTCCTTCAGATTTGCACAATCTACAGAGAGTCATTAGCTAATCAATGTTAGCATAATACATTTTACTGTTTCTTAATTTGTTTCTTAGAGCCTGTCTTTTTCTCCAACCATTTTGCCAAACTATTTCTCAATGATATCTGTCATGTGTATATATATCTTTGTTATGAATGCATTATGATCAAGTTGGTTTGATCCACTTCGTTGTCATTTGGTATTAAAGCAACAAATGATCCTATGAATGGTTAAAGTGTGGAAGATCTATGAAGATGGAGTGTGGTGAATGCATCATCCATACCAATGATGGAGACTGTAGTGTGAATACACCCATGTTTCACATTTGTCCAACTGGAGAAATTTAAACATCCTTGTTCTGATTTATGgttggcttaaatcacacacattaagc is part of the Cryptomeria japonica chromosome 10, Sugi_1.0, whole genome shotgun sequence genome and harbors:
- the LOC131072526 gene encoding non-specific lipid-transfer protein 1-like, which produces MAMAMERSYKWKSIYFVVAIIGTVVVGMSSKADGAISCSTVVSDLIPCLSYISGSSAQPTNGCCNGIKTLNTTAKTTDDRQAVCNCIKSAVSSYSIYFDKASKLPGVCGVNLGFAWTPSLDCST